cagacatgtttcccacagtGATGCGTCGGAAGGGCAGGCGGGAAGGATTCCTCCTGCTTTTCTGCCTCACGTGTTTCTTCTTGCAGCTCATCATGATCACCGAGGTCGGAATGTTGGCTCGCATCGGCATCACCAATGAATCAGTCtgtgctgtcaaaaaaaaataaaaaataaaaatgaaagtctAAACCCAATTGAGCTGGGTCAAGCCATTACATGTTGCATGTAATGAAAtggctagtgttgttccgataccgttttttgcccccgataccgatacccagctttgcagtatcggccgataccgataccataccgatacttgagttttcttttcctcaacatgaaaaagctgccctgctattggttcagggcattcaagggccaataggatatcttacatcggcatgcagtgaacatatcacatatcagtgaatgtcatgcacgaacaagacacaagatgctgcatccaaaatcctatagtagtgttggaattaatggtatcggcatgttacttgtgagtagtcaccgataccgataccactgttttaatgcagtatcggtatcggaacaacactagaaatGGCCCATCTATTTTGAGTGAAATCAACTGGACATTCATGTTGGGCATTTCATTAGGCACATCACATATTGTGGCCAATGAGTTGAAATAATTCTCCCTGATGCCATTCTCAGGGAGGGATGTACATCTTCCAGATTTTTGACTACTACGCTTGCAATGGAGCCTGCATTCTCTTTCTCTGTGTGTTTGAGAGTTTGGCAGTAGGCTGGATATTTGGTAGGTTGATGGATTATgtctttatttgattttttataaATGTACCGTAATTGCGTCATATTTTTTGACTTGGCAAAAAGAACTATAGAAATGACAGTTTTCATTAAGGGCGTTAACAATAATATGACAAAGCAGTACATTTTGATGCAGTAAAAGCAGTCAAATTTGTTGATAAATagaaaattattgtttttttttccccagaaaaacaaacttaaacAAATTAGTTATCAAACTAAAAATTCTGCCTTCATTGCTAGATCGATATTATAGTGTCAGTCAGTATCGATACTGACTTGGTATCGATAATACCGATATTTGCATCGATCCGCCCACCACTAGTTGTAAGTGGTAAATGGCTCAACATTAGTATTAAGTAGACTATTGATGTCATTCTAATATGGTCTTTGTTTTGTACAATTGTACATACTTCTCCATGAAGGAGCAGAACGGCTGTGTGGCATCATAGCAGACATGACAGGCGAGCGTGCAAACCCCTTGTTCAGAATCTGCTGGCGCTACCTGACCCCATTGGTTTCACTGGTGAGTTAAACTTCAATTTCTTGAGGGTTTTGGCGAAACATGCTCATCAGGCACTTCATACACCCGCATCACCGAATGACAAactcatctcaagacctaaatgGTGTGAATTGGGAAGTGATGATGATATAGtgatatatgatatatgatTTTCCCAGGGCTCTTTTATATACTCTGTAGTCGACTATCAGCCACTGACCTTCAACCGCTGGTACGTGTACCCCACTTGGGCCTACGTGTTGGGCTGGATGACTACCCTGTCCTCCATCCTGCTGGTCCCAGCTTTCGCGCTATACAAGTTAAGCACTGGCACCGGAACGCTCAGTCAGGTAGGCCGAGTCTATCACTAACAATGCACAATCATCAAAGAAGGAATACTTTTCTATGAatcaaaaaatttcaaaaaattGTTTGCTTGTAAATAGTATTTCGGTATAATTCATTCGGAGTGTCATTTGTATCCATTTGTTAGCGTCTCCATGGCCTGTGCTGGCCCCGAGCAGCCTGACTGCTCGCTGTCCTTAAAGAAAGGCACGGCGCTGCAACACATCAATGAGGAGGATCTGGAATGATTCTgacgcagacaaaaaaaaaaaaaaaaaaagaactgatcCTCAACTCCCCCAAAAGAAGCAGTTATGTACATGATTCATCAGCTCCAAATAAATAACCACATTGTATTTCGCCTGACGTCCTAGTCTGGTTTATGTTTTATGATCCCAATCATCCAGGATCAATTTTTACGGGGTTGCTGACTCAACAGACAGAAATGTTGAATGTCTCATCttttacattattaattttCTATATTTAAATAAAGAGATGAAGCCATGGCTTTGTTCTGCAGATGATTTATATTTCCCCTTGAAACTGATTAACTGCTAAGTTGCTCATTATATGACAATTTGGTAGACAAAACTGGGCAGCCAGTGTGGCTCACATAAGTGTGTTGCTGAACGGGAGGTCGGGTTCAAATTGAGCTTTTAAGGAATGCGGAGCAAAAAACGTGGCGTACAACCAGGCCAACATGCACTTGAGGAGAGAGGACATTGGAGCAACAAAGTGGAGTTTCTTCTGGCTGTTGCCGGCAACATTGTGGGCCTGGGCAATGTGTGGAGGTTTCCATACTTgtgctacaaaaatggcggcggtaaGCAAAAATATTCCCTTCTGAAACGTGTACAAATCATAAACGAGTGTTTGTAACTTTCAGGTGCATTCCTGGTGCCGTATCTGGTGTTTGTGTTGACGTGCGGCGTACCGATCTTCCTTTTGGAGACCACCATGGGCCAGCACACCCAACAGGGAGGCATCAGCTGCTGGAGGAAAATGTGCCCACTGGCTGAAGGTGTGCAACACTCTGTCATGTATGATTCCTTTTCTGAGAGCTAATTGCAATAAGCCGACCTAAGTTGTTGGTTCAAGATTCCAGTTTTGAGTTTGCAAGCATTGGCTGTGCAGAAAAATTTGGGAGTCAACATGCAAGCATCTCTGTTGACAATAAGTAAGTAGAATAAGTAACATATTCGTTGCTGTCCCCAGAAACCTGACTACAGGTTTGAAGTTAGCAACAGAGCATATGGATGTTCAAAATATTGCGTGGGCACATGAAACCAAAGTTTAATTGTTTAGAAGGAATTGCAATCtgtagaataaaaatcacagcaACATGTCATACGATGTCTTGCCACGATCTATGAtgcgattgattgattgattgattgattgattgattgattgattgattgattgattgattctctATTTAAGCTGTCTGAAAGATGTTAGTGTTGTTGGATTTTTGCtcactgttcctgtgtacagatctcttagtttctgcctctcaatgtgaataaatagaaaaaatttctgcactttgggatccaaatcgctcagcacacaacacatcACAATGTCTTACCATCTGTGCAGTATTGCGCCGTCATGTTTTGGGGCTGCTATGTTAGTCCAGGGCCTGGACTAATTGTTATAAGCAATGGCAAAATCAATtcaagatattttgaaattgaacTTAAGCTTGACAGAAGATGGGTGATTCAACAGGAGGATGACCCAAAGGACAGAATAAAGAACTGAAGAAGAATGTGAATCTTCATTGTTGCACAATTAGTTATATACAAGAAAATACAGCCTAGTAAAAGACTTGACCTATAAAAGAATTAAGATGCAGCAGCATGATGTCAAGAGAGTGATTAACACCAGTAAGCCTGACATCAAATATGTTTGGGTTTATGTGTGTCAGGTATCGGCTATGGGGGGCAGCTGATCCTGCTGTACACCTCCACGACCTACATTATTGTTATGGCCTGGGCCTTCTTCTACCTGCTGTTCTCCTTCAACTCGACACTGCCCTGGAGCACCTGCGACAACTACTGGAACACAGGTGAGGTTaggtgtgtgtgcatgtcttTGGGAGTGCGCGTCTGTGTGTATATCTTTGTCACTTTGGTCACAGTGGATTGTTTCGACATTACAATGAGGAATCACACCAACCACACCAAAAGAACTTCAGCTGCAATGGAATTTTGGGAGTAAGTGAGATCACATTAGAATATcatcttttaaacattttaagtgaCATAAAACATATCAACCTCTCCAGACATCGAGTGTTAAAAATCTCAGGGGGCATTGAGGAGATTGGTAGCATCAGATGGGAGGTGCTTCTGTGCCTCCTGGCTATGTGGGTCATTTGTTACTTCAGCGTCTGGAAAGGAGTCAAATCAACTGGAAAGGTGAAAGCCATCAAAATGCACTAACCAAGAAAACATGTGACTGAAATGAGCCTTCATCTCACCTATAGGTGGTGTATTTCACTGCCACTTTCCCTTACGTGATGCTCCTCATCCTTTTGATCCGAGGACTCTCTCTTCCCGGAGCCAGACAAGGAGTGGAGTTTTACCTTCTGCCTGAGTTGTCGCGACTCGCAGACCCTCAAGTAGGACTGTGATACATCCACTCTGATGGATTGAAGGGCAAAACATACTCATGGAAGCCTTTTTTAAACAGGTGTGGATGGCAGCTGGCTCTCAGATCTTCTTTTCGTACAGCATCGGCGTGGGCACTCTGACTACACTGGGCAGCTACAATAACCAAAAGAATAACTGTTACAGGTAATGTGTATTTTCATACATTGCTTGATAGAAACAAAGTCCTTCTTGTCCAGCAATCCTCGGTCCATGGAGCTTCTCAATATTGGTCAGAGGATACCgaaaatgtttgtgtgtttcaGGGACTGCTTTTGGCTGTGCTCGTTGAACAGTTGCACCAGTGTGGTTGCTGGCTTTGCTGTCTTCTCGGTGCTGGGATTTATGGCTCATGAGCAAGGCGTTCCTATTGCTGACGTGGCGGAGTCAGGTGAACCTCTACATCATCATCTCCACAGTTCGGCATTTGTACATATGCCTGGTCATGCACCTATCCCCTTGTTTTTGCTGAAAAAGTCActctataattattattattattatattttttttttaatgtgtatggtGCTGGTATTAGCCCTAAAAGGAAACCGCTAAACTTATTTTACATGGCAGTTAAACAGTTAGCTTCTATCTTGATTGGATGTGTGATTGGCAATCAGTCATAAaacaactgtattattattacgatTCTCAATACAATAACAGATTTCTCAAtactgcacacacaaaatggtaaaCCCGACACTCCCTTTGCAAGAAGACTCTTGCCATCAAATCTCTACGTTGTGTTCACAAAATGGAACTCATGTTTTCATTTGCTACACACAGTCGTATTTTCCAATGACACATAGCATTCATTGAGCACACACAACTAAGCTTTTGCTGCACACTACCAAGTATTTACAGCACATTGTCGTGCAAAATTGAAAACATTCTggaaaataagatatttctccatttgtaaaaatgactgagtctagtctacttttttcatcaaacaatcttaaaacagcacacaaatatgcagccaaaaatgttttatttttatacgcgACTGAGATATAATCATGGTCAAGCATCATGATGCCTTCGGTTTCTGTCAGGCCAGAGGGCCTCGTCCACATCACAGGCGATGTTCTCCCTATCTAGACATCTCTGGAAGAACCGCCTTGAGTGGCGTATAAATCCCTGAATGGACTGGAGGCTGATGTCACCACAGGCTTCTTCCATGGCCTGGACAAGTGGGACCTGAGTCTGGGGGGTTCACTGATACACCTTCCACCTCCAAGCAGAAAATAACTCCTCTATGGGGTTGACCAATGGTGAATATGCCGGGAGGAATCACTAAAATGTGGGTGGTCCTAGAACCACTGATGTACAAGCAGAGCCCGCTGGAAACTCTCATTGTCCCAGATGACAACATAATTTCAGTAAATCTTTATGGATCATCAACGTGATctggtggaaaaagttttttgtggAAGTCATCAAGGAAGGCCAGCAGCAAGACCCTCAAGCCAGCCTTGCTCACACCATGGTTCAGCACATGGTTCATCACAgtggccatatatatatatatatatatatatatatttatttaaaaatactaaaacaaattctaaaactaataaaccatATCTACGATATAGACCACAAATAAAATGAGTACCACCCATGATTTAAATGTTACAAGTTGATGGTTGGTGCTCGTGGATGTTGGTTCCAGGTCCAGGCTTGGCGTTCATCGCATACCCTATGGCAGTTGCCATGATGCCACTGCCTCAAGTGTGGTCGGTCTGCTTCTTCATCATGATCGTCCTCCTGGGCCTGGACACAGAGGTTCGACGTCTGTCTTTGGACTCCATTTTGTCTGGACGTGACCTCGTGGCTTTGCTCTCTCTGCAGTTTGTATCCATGGAAGTGGTGATGACGTCCATCACTGACCTATTTCCCGCAGTATTGCGTCGGCCGGGAAGACGGGAACGTTTCCTCCTGCTCTTCTGTCTCACGTGTTTCTTCTCACAACTCGTCATGATCACCGAGGTCGGAATATTGGCTTGCACACACACGTAATGAATCAGTCTGCAGCTGTCaaaaatgcactttaaatcCCATAAGCATGTGATGAAATGGTTTCCTCCCATGTACAAAATTTCACGGGAGTGAGTAAGGCCATGACAAAATCACACTTTATTCCATTGTGAATTGTACAGTTTGTAAATGGACTATCCGCTCAAAACAGTTTAACACATAGGCAGTTCAACCCCTTATAACAAAAGTGCGTGCACCCTAAacgaaaatgtccaaattgggcCC
This genomic stretch from Festucalex cinctus isolate MCC-2025b chromosome 13, RoL_Fcin_1.0, whole genome shotgun sequence harbors:
- the LOC144032746 gene encoding sodium- and chloride-dependent GABA transporter 3-like isoform X2, with protein sequence MRSKKRGVQPGQHALEERGHWSNKVEFLLAVAGNIVGLGNVWRFPYLCYKNGGGAFLVPYLVFVLTCGVPIFLLETTMGQHTQQGGISCWRKMCPLAEGIGYGGQLILLYTSTTYIIVMAWAFFYLLFSFNSTLPWSTCDNYWNTVDCFDITMRNHTNHTKRTSAAMEFWEHRVLKISGGIEEIGSIRWEVLLCLLAMWVICYFSVWKGVKSTGKVVYFTATFPYVMLLILLIRGLSLPGARQGVEFYLLPELSRLADPQVWMAAGSQIFFSYSIGVGTLTTLGSYNNQKNNCYRDCFWLCSLNSCTSVVAGFAVFSVLGFMAHEQGVPIADVAESGPGLAFIAYPMAVAMMPLPQVWSVCFFIMIVLLGLDTEFVSMEVVMTSITDLFPAVLRRPGRRERFLLLFCLTCFFSQLVMITEGGMYVFQIIDYYACNGACILFLCVFESLAIGWIFGAERMYGVIAAMTGERANPFFKICWRYLTPLVSLGAFIYSLVDYQPLTFNRWYVYPTWAYVMGWMMALSSILLVPGCALYKLSTTSGTLSQRLHRLCWPEPPDCSLGLRKDTALHRITEEELE
- the LOC144032746 gene encoding sodium- and chloride-dependent GABA transporter 3-like isoform X1, with the protein product MRSKKRGVQPGQHALEERGHWSNKVEFLLAVAGNIVGLGNVWRFPYLCYKNGGGAFLVPYLVFVLTCGVPIFLLETTMGQHTQQGGISCWRKMCPLAEGIGYGGQLILLYTSTTYIIVMAWAFFYLLFSFNSTLPWSTCDNYWNTGEVRCVCMSLGVRVCVYIFVTLVTVDCFDITMRNHTNHTKRTSAAMEFWEHRVLKISGGIEEIGSIRWEVLLCLLAMWVICYFSVWKGVKSTGKVVYFTATFPYVMLLILLIRGLSLPGARQGVEFYLLPELSRLADPQVWMAAGSQIFFSYSIGVGTLTTLGSYNNQKNNCYRDCFWLCSLNSCTSVVAGFAVFSVLGFMAHEQGVPIADVAESGPGLAFIAYPMAVAMMPLPQVWSVCFFIMIVLLGLDTEFVSMEVVMTSITDLFPAVLRRPGRRERFLLLFCLTCFFSQLVMITEGGMYVFQIIDYYACNGACILFLCVFESLAIGWIFGAERMYGVIAAMTGERANPFFKICWRYLTPLVSLGAFIYSLVDYQPLTFNRWYVYPTWAYVMGWMMALSSILLVPGCALYKLSTTSGTLSQRLHRLCWPEPPDCSLGLRKDTALHRITEEELE